TGCCCTTATTGTCTTTAGAAGGTTTTTTACCCCAATCTGAATTAATGAATGATAGCCTTTCCTTTATTTTATTTTTCGTAGTATTACTTGAACTGATTATGTGTAACCTCAATAACCGTGCCAGTTTATATACCTTAATCGAGTAGATAAAACTTTTAATACCATCAGTATTGTATTCATATATTAAATCATCTCTATCATCATTTATCCCCATCATCGTTATTACCATAGCTGGCTTGTATTTATCCAGGTCTTCTTCAAGTTTTGCTAATATAAAATTAGTATCAGCCCCGCCTCTTCCTTTGTCAATTATGCTAAACTATATGCCTATTGTTGAGTTCTTCTTCCAAATATTGCGGATATTGGCCTGCTGTAGTTGATTCCCCTAAGCAAAGGATCCTATATGTTCCTTTATTATTTAACGCTTTTCTGTTACCGTATTCCTGTAAATACAGATAGGTGTATCCTGATAGACGCAGGCCTATCTCAAGCAGTGTAATACTTAAAAATATACCCAATAAGATCAATACAATCTTTCTTTTCACGGTTTATTTGTCTTGAACACGAAGGCGTAAATAAGGAATTCGGTATTTCCTGTTAAAAAATCTAGTGGAACCCCTCCGTCAAGCGCTGACTCGTCCGCCGTAGCCGTACCAGCGATAAAGCGAATAGCTGTGTATAGTGCTGATATAATTCTGAAGGCGGAAGAAAATGAAGATACATGGTATCTTCATTTATTACGTTCGATATGCTTTTTAGCGTCATTATATATCCGGTTTACAACAGGGATATTTGGCAGAAAACTGTATATTTTGTCTATATACTTTCTTTCTGAAATGATTTCGAATGTCCGAGGGAAGTTTATGTCATAGACCCATCCGATTTGAATAATTCTCAGGTCATTTAGAGTTTTTAAATCGTTATAATTTGTAGCTTTTCCGGAAAGCAAATCCTTTATTACTTTGGCTGATATTTTGGGAGAGTCGACCAAATTAAAATCGACCATTTCGCTGCGCGTTAAAGGCATATTTTTATAATATTTTATGACTATACTGAATATATCTATTTTGTCAGCATCTCTTGCCAGTTGTGCAAACATTTTTTCTCTTTCATTGAGGCCTGAAGGAAGTTTTTTAGAATTGTGATATTCTATGGCTCTCAAAATAACATATTTGTCTTTTTCCAAAAAATATTTTAGCACAGAATTATTCTCAAGTATTTCTACGCCTAAATGCGCATGATTTTCAGACTTTTTATCATAAAAAGTCTTATATTTAGCGTATTGTTCAAACCTTCCGATATCATGTAGCAAACCTATGGCTCGTGCAACTACCAAATCGTTATTTTTAAGGCCGGAATGCTTGGCAATATCAAATATCTCCTTGGCTACAATTTTGCTATGCTCTATTTTATATTTAATAGGGTTTATCTTTCCGACAAATCCCTTATCAAAAATTTTTGTATAATTGTTAAACCATTCTTTTATTAATTTAAATTTCATAAAAAATGTATTTTTTTGAACAATAACTTACAGGATTCTCAATTTCTTAAACTCCTTATTTCTTTTTAAAAATACAGAAAGCTGACAGGCCTTTGTCCCGGCTGAACAAATTGCAGTAATCTATATTGTTTGCAATATAAGCTGATTCAACCTCTGTCATATATTTACTAACTATTTTTGCATTTTTTATATAATTGGTAATCATTGTATAAGTTGAATTACTGCCATCGGGTTCGACACCATAGTTATTGAGGAATGATGTGTGAACATCTTCAATGATATAATATCCGCCGGATTTAACGTACGGGAAAAGGTAACCAAAACTGGTCTGCTGTTCATCCATCCAGTGCCCGCCGTCATCAAGGATAAAGTCAAAGTCTTTGCCATATTTATCGATAAAACCCTTCAGCTGGTCTCTTTTTAACTGGTCAGCTATATAGGTCTTTATCCTTCCAGAGTTAAACTTGGAACAATCTGCGATATCAATACCGTATATAATGGCGTTCGGAAAATAATCTCTCCACATAAACTCGGACCCACCATGTTCTACGCCGATCTCAAGTATTTTATTTGCCTTCATCCTTATTGGTTTGAAGAAATATTCATATACTTCGGTAAAATGATGGCCCTGTCCTTTTCCGTCCGCATTTATATATATATTGGACCCTTTATCAGTCTTGTATTTATCAGCCAATTTCGTTAGTTCTCCGTAATTAACCTTGGGTGAATGAACAGTGAGGAGGATTAATGAAATTCCCAATCCCAAGCTGATACCAGCTGCGCAAATATTTATTAATTTCATTATCTATCTCCTTTTACAATATAATTTAAAAATATTCTTCTAAAATCATGCATATAAATGTTATGCCATGGATTTTGTATGGAAAATGTAGTATAAAGGTACTCCTGACGAAAGAATTACGAGCCCTGTCAAAGTTTCTACTGGTTTGAACTTCACCGAACTCCATATCAGCCCGCATGTTACCAGTAAAAACAAAATAGGCAGAACCGGATAGAAAGGAACCTTGTAAGGTACATTTTCTTCCTTAAAAGTCCTTCTTGCGAGCATCAATCCTAAAATAACCAGCCCCATAAAACACCAGAATACCCCGCTGGTGTAGTATGCCAGATTTTCTACAAACCCGATATTCCCCCTGCTTATCAGAAGAAGCGTCAAGGTAAAAACAAAGTTCGCAAAAAGCGCAGCCTGGGGGGACCTGTACTTAGGGTGTATAGAGGAGAACATATTGAGGCCAGGATAGTTTTTTGCGATTGCATAGCTGATCCTTCCGCCGGTCAGTATGAGGCCGTTTATAGCACCTGCTGCGGAAATAATGATGATTGAAGACATCGCTATTCCGCCTTTTGTTCCGAACCAGATAGTCATAATATCCGATGCAGGGCTGAATGTTTTGGCGAGCCCTTCCGGGGTAAGATATTTAATATAAACAAAGTTAATTCCGATATAGAGCAGAGTAACGGTCGCTAGGCCCGCAAAAAGGGCTTTGGGAATAATATTTAAGCCGTTTTTTGTTTCTTCTGCAATGTAAACAGCCTCGTTCCAACCGCCATAAACCCACATACTTAAGACCAGAGCGCTCCAGAAACCGAGAATAATGTTGAAGGGGTTTTTAGCGGGCGGTAACAAAGGAATAAGGTTCGAAACGCTGGAACCGGTTTTTGAAATGCCGAATCCTATAAGGAATATGAGTATAGCGATCTTGAATATCGTTATTGAGTTCTGTACATTTTTGCCTAAGGTTATTCCGGAAATGTTTATCAATGTTAGAAGTGTAATAGTGAATGCCGCGACGACCAATATCGTACTAAAACCGCTGAACCCTGTAAAAGGAAGAAGTTTAAGGGACTCGTTTCCTATAATAAGAGCAAGTGTAGCAATGGAGCTGGGCCTTATTATTAAAACAACGCTCCAGGCAAAAAGAAAAGATATTATATTCCCACCTTTGCCAGCATATGATTTTTTCAGGAATGTAAAATCACCGCCGGCTGAAGGAAATTGCGAAGAAAGTTCCGCGTAGCATAGAGCTCCAAACCAGGCAAAAAGCCCGCCGAAAGCCCAAACAAGCAGTATCATCAGTAACGATGGATTGTGTTGCGCTATCAGTGTAGGGAAAATACTAAAAATACCGGTTCCAATAATTATGCCTACAATGATCCCTGAACAATCCCACCAGGAGAGGTCTTTCTTAAGTGTTATTTCGTTGTCAGGACTCATCTATGCACCTATGTTTTTCAATCCAATTTGTTTAATTGTTTGGGAAGTTACCATAAAAACAAAACTTAAGTTTTTAGATATTTTTTCCTGTTTCGTTAATTGTATGAATAAATTTTACTTAATTATAGCAAAATTAAACAAATTCAGGTATAATTTAACGGTTAGTATATTGGACCTTTTTTGAAATGTCTTTTTTACCCAGATTGCCGGCAACTACTGTATAAAATAAATCCGGGTATTTAATTAGCCAGCCTAACCTTTCTAAAATCTTACGAGGCAGCCTCTTCCTAAAATGCCCGTACAAATTACTATAAGTTTCCTGCACCCCGTTTTCCAGGTCTTCAGGTGACATAAATTTCGGCTGGAACATTGCATTTGACCATCCATAACCTGTCCTGTCCCTGTTTTCAAGGAGCCTGCCTTCCAGCTTGAATTGCTCGTACAATTGTGTTCCCGGATAAAGAGTTAGAATGTAGAGGTGAACATCATCAATATCGATTTCTTTAATCATTTTTACGCTTTCATCAAATATGCCTTTGTCATCAGTATCAAAACCAAACATAAAGAATCCGGTAACCAACATTTTATATTTATGCAATTTAGCTATAATTTCCTTGTAGTCTTCAACCCTGTTTTGTTCTATTGCTGCCCATTCCAGGGATTTTGAATTTACGGTCTGGAAACCCATCTGCACATTAAAACAACCTGCAAGCGCCATTTTTTCAAGGATTTTTTCATTTTTTGCTATCGTGGTCGGGGCCTGAATAGACCATATTTTCTTAAGGGGCGCTATTTTGTCAAACAGTTGTATTGCATAATCTTCGTCTGCAAAAAGATTGTCATCAACAAAAAATATAATATTTTGTTTTATTCTTTTTAATTCTTCATAGACCAGGTCAATATTTCTTTTCCGGTAAGTTTTCCATGAAACGCTCGGAAGGTAACAATACCTGCATGTATTAGGGCATCCGCGCGTAGCCTGTATACACGCAATCCAGGATTGTTCATTTAGGAGCTCTCTTTTTGGAAAAGGGACATCGTTCATATTTACGATTTTATTGCCTTTATATATTTTTTTCAGATTTCCTGCTTGAGCGTCCTTTAATACGTCCTTCCATACGTATTCGGCCTCTCCTATTACAACCGCATCAACATGTTCTAAACATTCGTCCTGCAAAAGTGTCGGATGCACGCCGCCAAACACCACCTTAGCACCTGATTGCCTGAAGTTTTTCGCAATCCGGTATGCCTGCTGGGAAGTAAACGTAGTTACACTTATCCCGACCAGGTCATATTT
This genomic stretch from Candidatus Liberimonas magnetica harbors:
- a CDS encoding B12-binding domain-containing radical SAM protein, with amino-acid sequence MKLLLIKPKWFIKGGVYRILENVRFTPLHLGIIAALSDGHEVKVIDADWDEIPYYEKYDLVGISVTTFTSQQAYRIAKNFRQSGAKVVFGGVHPTLLQDECLEHVDAVVIGEAEYVWKDVLKDAQAGNLKKIYKGNKIVNMNDVPFPKRELLNEQSWIACIQATRGCPNTCRYCYLPSVSWKTYRKRNIDLVYEELKRIKQNIIFFVDDNLFADEDYAIQLFDKIAPLKKIWSIQAPTTIAKNEKILEKMALAGCFNVQMGFQTVNSKSLEWAAIEQNRVEDYKEIIAKLHKYKMLVTGFFMFGFDTDDKGIFDESVKMIKEIDIDDVHLYILTLYPGTQLYEQFKLEGRLLENRDRTGYGWSNAMFQPKFMSPEDLENGVQETYSNLYGHFRKRLPRKILERLGWLIKYPDLFYTVVAGNLGKKDISKKVQYTNR
- a CDS encoding amino acid permease, which codes for MSPDNEITLKKDLSWWDCSGIIVGIIIGTGIFSIFPTLIAQHNPSLLMILLVWAFGGLFAWFGALCYAELSSQFPSAGGDFTFLKKSYAGKGGNIISFLFAWSVVLIIRPSSIATLALIIGNESLKLLPFTGFSGFSTILVVAAFTITLLTLINISGITLGKNVQNSITIFKIAILIFLIGFGISKTGSSVSNLIPLLPPAKNPFNIILGFWSALVLSMWVYGGWNEAVYIAEETKNGLNIIPKALFAGLATVTLLYIGINFVYIKYLTPEGLAKTFSPASDIMTIWFGTKGGIAMSSIIIISAAGAINGLILTGGRISYAIAKNYPGLNMFSSIHPKYRSPQAALFANFVFTLTLLLISRGNIGFVENLAYYTSGVFWCFMGLVILGLMLARRTFKEENVPYKVPFYPVLPILFLLVTCGLIWSSVKFKPVETLTGLVILSSGVPLYYIFHTKSMA
- a CDS encoding class I SAM-dependent methyltransferase, whose amino-acid sequence is MKLINICAAGISLGLGISLILLTVHSPKVNYGELTKLADKYKTDKGSNIYINADGKGQGHHFTEVYEYFFKPIRMKANKILEIGVEHGGSEFMWRDYFPNAIIYGIDIADCSKFNSGRIKTYIADQLKRDQLKGFIDKYGKDFDFILDDGGHWMDEQQTSFGYLFPYVKSGGYYIIEDVHTSFLNNYGVEPDGSNSTYTMITNYIKNAKIVSKYMTEVESAYIANNIDYCNLFSRDKGLSAFCIFKKK
- a CDS encoding HD domain-containing protein: MKFKLIKEWFNNYTKIFDKGFVGKINPIKYKIEHSKIVAKEIFDIAKHSGLKNNDLVVARAIGLLHDIGRFEQYAKYKTFYDKKSENHAHLGVEILENNSVLKYFLEKDKYVILRAIEYHNSKKLPSGLNEREKMFAQLARDADKIDIFSIVIKYYKNMPLTRSEMVDFNLVDSPKISAKVIKDLLSGKATNYNDLKTLNDLRIIQIGWVYDINFPRTFEIISERKYIDKIYSFLPNIPVVNRIYNDAKKHIERNK